The following are from one region of the Neurospora crassa OR74A linkage group III, whole genome shotgun sequence genome:
- a CDS encoding DUF803 domain membrane protein, with protein sequence MRLPAPASAAGLWPMEYLPDVDIPPADGGDHGNDEGQNWSSLIGIITAICGNILIALALNVQRYAHIRLNHHRAEIRRRAKQALREARAKANGTISGSGGVYGTTAPVSDGALSRKDTTRRPASDLAIDAHETEPLTRSSDSTDSGWSESSTPTSGEIKVTTTYLKDPYWWLGQGLITVGETGNFLAYGFAPASVVSPLGVVALVSNCIIAPIFFKEVFRRRDFFGVLIAVAGAVIVVLSAESQETKMGPHEVWDAITTMEFEIYMGLSCSLIVLLMWASPRYGNRTILIDLGLVGLFGGYTALSTKGVSSMLSSTLLGAFTTPITYVLIFVLLFTAVMQVHYVNKALRRFDSTQVIPVQFVLFTLSVIIGSAVLYRDFERTTSKQVLRFIGGCMLTFFGVFLITSGRPHHDEEEEEEEILSDAEGIDETIGLAEQGPTLGAAAAIVAATSSPHTPRQASRRRSDSARSRRSSRISFKEASVRPLSAVEEAEDTGLPSRTHTRTKSQKTLIEESDDDDDNEDAPLLGNPWRAASSQERNRSEEYIPEIDAQYHHPGIGPHTISSDTILSIPVSSDEFGTDLLSATPQPNITITCGSSPAAGSSAATRTPPSASRPATPRAPVSSSTLSQSHRAFNAHVHHYGHHHHHNAGGNPLMISPSPFSSTLGAVVADRLLPHLGMTAENDSPTQRRIAGRRSRPGLRNSLFVPQDELDNDDGYFDLENCRGRGRRSAAVGSTSTFGPLLDLTGRGGNGSKGEGQRGPGQGQGYGDQGIRGRARSLSGTLAELLGGGWRMGGGGSSHVSTSANAVTSSGNNGSNPTMRVPNTSSRSRMGMKRRRTDPNFRVIRNGGETRVTEDGEVEGDEEGQGSRLETTRSAAV encoded by the exons ATGCGCTTGCCCGCTCCTGCCTCCGCAGCCGGTCTGTGGCCCATGGAATACTTACCTGACGTCGATATCCCGCCAGCCGACGGAGGCGATCACGGCAATGACGAAGGCCAAAACTGGTCCTCGCTGATCGGCATTATCACCGCCATCTGCGGCAACATCCTAATAGCTCTGGCGCTCAATGTCCAGCGATATGCCCACATTCGGTTGAACCACCACCGGGCCGAGATACGACGGCGCGCAAAGCAGGCGCTCAGGGAGGCTAGGGCCAAGGCGAACGGGACAATTTCTGGAAGTGGAGGTGTATACGGAACCACAGCCCCCGTGTCTGATGGGGCACTCTCGAGGAAGGACACCACTCGCCGCCCCGCTAGCGACCTGGCCATTGATGCCCACGAAACCGAGCCTCTCACACGGTCCTCTGATTCTACAGACTCGGGTTGGTCCGAGTCTTCGACTCCCACGAGTGGGGAGATCAAGGTCACAACCACATATCTGAAGGATCCGTACTGGTGGCTAGGCCAGGGCTTGATCACTGTGGGCGAGACGGGCAACTTCCTGGCCTATGGCTTTGCTCCGGCTTCCGTCGTCAGTCCTCTGGGCGTCGTTGCTTTGGTGTCCAATTGCATCATTGCGCCCATCTTTTTCAAAGAGGTCTTCCGGCGGCGAGACTTCTTTGGTGTACTCATTGCCGTGGCCGGTGCCGTGATCGTGGTCTTGAGTGCCGAGTCGCAGGAGACCAAGATGGGGCCTCATGAAGTATGGGATGCGATCACGACCATGGAATTCGAGATCTATATGGGCCTTAGCTGTTCCTTGATTGTTCTCCTTATGTGGGCGAGCCCCAGGTACGGAAACCGGACCATCCTCATCGATCTGGGTCTGGTCGGTCTCTTTG GCGGATATACTGCCCTCTCTACAAAAGGTGTCTCATCGATGCTCTCCTCTACTCTTCTCGGCGCTTTCACCACACCGATTACATACGTTCTGATCTTTGTCTTGCTCTTCACCGCAGTCATGCAAGTCCATTATGTAAACAAGGCGCTCCGGCGTTTCGATTCTACCCAGGTCATTCCCGTCCAGTTTGTACTGTTTACACTATCTGTAATCATCGGCAGTGCCGTCCTCTATCGGGACTTTGAGAGGACAACTAGCAAGCAGGTGCTCAGATTTATCGGCGGCTGCATGTTGACTTTCTTTGGCGTGTTCCTCATTACCAGCGGCAGGCCGCAccatgatgaggaagaggaggaagaagagattcTCTCCGACGCCGAGGGCATTGACGAAACCATTGGCCTTGCAGAACAAGGCCCAACCCtaggagcagcagcggcaatCGTCGCCGCGACCTCATCACCACATACACCCCGCCAGGCCTCTCGCAGACGTAGCGATTCTGCGAGATCCCGGCGATCGTCGCGTATCAGCTTTAAAGAAGCCTCGGTCAGACCCCTATCAGCAGtagaggaggcggaggatacAGGCCTCCCTTCGCGCACTCACACCAGGACCAAATCTCAGAAGACTCTCATTGAAGAAtcagacgacgacgacgacaacgaagaCGCGCCGTTACTCGGCAACCCCTGGAGGGCGGCATCTTCCCAAGAAAGAAACAGAAGTGAAGAATACATTCCAGAAATCGACGCACAGTACCATCACCCGGGCATCGGCCCACACACCATCTCCTCAGACACCATCCTTTCCATCCCCGTCTCCTCTGACGAATTCGGCACCGATCTCCTCTCAGCCACACCCCaacccaacatcaccatcacctgTGGCTCCTCTCCCGCTGCCGGCTCCTCGGCCGCAACCCGTACGCCCCCTTCCGCCTCGCGACCAGCCACCCCCCGCGCACCcgtctcttcctccaccctATCACAATCGCACCGCGCCTTCAACGCCCACGTCCACCACTAcggccatcatcaccaccataaCGCTGGCGGTAACCCTCTCATGAtctccccttcccccttctcttccactCTTGGCGCCGTGGTAGCGGACAGATTACTCCCCCATCTCGGCATGACGGCCGAAAATGACTCGCCTACGCAGAGGAGGATAGCAGGCCGAAGAAGCAGGCCCGGGCTGAGGAATAGCTTGTTCGTACCGCAGGACGAACTAGACAATGACGACGGGTACTTTGACCTGGAAAACTGTAGGGGACGGGGAAGAAGGTCAGCAGCGGTGGGGAGTACAAGTACTTTTGGTCCGTTGCTGGATCTTACCGGACGAGGCGGTAACGGTAGCAAGGGTGAGGGACAGCGAGGTCCAGGGCAAGGTCAAGGTTATGGAGACCAAGGGATAAGAGGGCGAGCGAGGAGTTTGAGTGGGACGTTGGCCGAGTTGTTGGGTGGTGGATGGAGGATGGGTGGCGGTGGTTCCTCGCACGTGAGCACGAGCGCGAACGCTGTCACTTCGAGTGGTAACAACGGGTCGAATCCAACAATGCGGGTGCCcaatactagtagtaggagcAGAATGGGAATGAAGAGGAGACGGACGGACCCGAACTTCAGGGTTATTAGAAATGGAGGAGAGACTAGAGTAactgaagatggagaggttGAGGGGGATGAGGAAGGGCAAGGAAGTCGGTTGGAGACGACGAGGAGTGCTGCTGTATAG
- a CDS encoding tyrosyl-DNA phosphodiesterase domain-containing protein: MAGHKGGARFNDAEDISDDEALRVAIALSLGQDPVKPRAGGKSSATIDLTQDDEDDDGSLSKSTIQSKPAAQDTKLSPPSKQASTTSAQAHSVSALFGLDRKKMEEERLARLKNKRPASSAFESPSPTTARPHQRSKMSTSSYHNATGPQTIADLLLPESDGDETASSQGSSSLPVTGRMVKAGKQQANPPESGKGKVAATAASAEKYSIAGTTSGSRPRTELSFPQGAVKKTWVRGQARKGDDITIEEVFQKDKLQLAVLSTFILDEAWLFDKLDLMKTKLILCRGAPNQGEQISTWLDGFPTVRKHLVPMNGSGCMHSKLQLLKYKDHLRIVVPSANLVSFDWGETGDMENILFIIDLPLLDDPDVTRELTHFGEELLYFLKAKQLDDGLIRSLKKYDWTETRRYGFVHSIAASHIDDKAWRTGYCGLGRSVKALDLGTTKTIEMDVVAASLGSIKDSLLKALYYACQGDSGIKELESRPVGKKGQEAPDLGAVEVRKHTRVYFPSKNTVRTSIAKDAGTICFQKQWFEAPTFPREVLRDCVSTRPGMLMHNKMIFVRRTEESKSEPGKTVVSGFAYVGSANLSESAWGRLIKDRSTKKFKITCRNWECGVLIPAGTTTVASSSSAVPAGKQEEEESNGKGKGKAVVPGEMDDDSSWGVFEGHVPIPMRVPGSPLAFTGSKSPFFFGGF; the protein is encoded by the exons ATGGCCGGCCACAAGGGCGGCGCACGGTTCAATGATGCCGAGGACATATCCGATGACGAAGCACTGCGCGTCGCTATCGCTCTGTCACTTGGTCAGGATCCTGTCAAACCGCGAGCTGGTGGGAAGTCAAGCGCTACAATTGACCTAACACaagacgatgaggacgacgatgGAAGTCTGAGTAAATCAACCATTCAATCAAAGCCTGCCGCCCAGGATACCAAATTATCCCCACCCAGCAAACAAGCATCTACCACCTCTGCGCAGGCACACAGTGTATCAGCACTTTTCGGCCTTgacaggaagaagatggaagaggagCGTCTCGCTCGCTTGAAGAACAAACGACCAGCTTCATCAGCTTTCGAATCTCCCAGTCCGACCACCGCCCGTCCCCATCAACGTTCAAAAATGTCGACCAGTAGCTACCACAATGCTACTGGTCCACAAACAATTGCCGATTTGCTACTGCCTGAGTCTGATGGAGACGAGACGGCAAGCTCTCAAGGGTCCAGCAGTTTGCCGGTCACGGGCCGCATGGTCAAAGCCGGGAAGCAGCAAGCAAATCCGCCAGAGtcaggaaaaggaaaagtgGCAGCAACGGCAGCAAGTGCGGAGAAATACTCCATTGCCGGCACCACAAGCGGTAGTAGACCAAGAACAGAACTATCGTTTCCTCAAGGTGCAGTCAAGAAAACGTGGGTCCGTGGTCAAGCGAGGAAGGGGGACGACATCACGATCGAAGAAGTCTTTCAGAAGGATAAGCTGCAGTTGGCAGTGTTGAGCACGTTTATCTTGGATGAGGCGTGGCTGTTCGACAAGCTGGATTTGATGAAGACCAAACTGATACTATGTCGGGGTGCCCCTAATCAAGGGGAACAAATCAGT ACCTGGTTGGATGGATTCCCAACGGTGCGGAAGCATCTTGTTCCCATGAACGGTTCGGGATGCATGCATTCGAAGCTTCAGCTGCTCAAGTACAAAGACCATCTTCGCATCGTTGTGCCCAGCGCCAATCTGGTGAGCTTCGATTGGGGTGAGACGGGTGATATGGAAAAC ATCCTGTTCATCATtgacctccctctccttgaTGATCCAGACGTGACAAGAGAGCTCACCCATTTTGGCGAGGAGTTGTTGTATTTCCTTAAGGCCAAGCAGCTGGATGATGGTCTCATCAGAAGCTTGAAGAAGTATGACTGGACGGAAACGAGGCGCTATGGTTTTGTTCACTCGAT CGCTGCTTCTCATATTGATGATAAAGCTTGGAGGACAG GCTACTGCGGGCTTGGTCGTTCTGTCAAGGCTTTAGATCTTGGTACAACAAAGACGATTGAGATGGATGTCGTG GCTGCATCATTGGGATCCATCAAAGATTCCCTACTTAAAGCGCTATATTACGCCTGTCAAG GCGACTCTGGTATCAAAGAGCTCGAGAGTCGGCCAGTAGGCAAGAAGGGCCAGGAAGCGCCTGATCTCGGGGCTGTCGAGGTCAGGAAACACACTCGGGTATATTTCCCATCAAAGAACACGGTGCGAACTAGTATAGCAAAG GACGCCGGGACTATATGTTTCCAGAAACAGTGGTTCGAGGCACCGACCTTTCCCCGAGAAGTCTTGCGAGACTGCGTCTCCACGAGACCAGGCATGCTCATGCACAATAAGATGATCTTTGTCAGGAGGACGGAAGAGTCCAAAAGCGAACCTGGCAAGACAGTTGTGAGCGGTTTCGCGTACGTTGGCAGTGCGAATCTTTCAGAGAGTGCTTG GGGCCGACTCATCAAAGATCGAAGCACCAAAAAGTTCAAAATTACTTGCCGGAACTGGGAGTGTGGTGTTCTCATTCCTGCTGGGACTACTACAGTCGCCAGTTCGTCATCAGCGGTGCCTGCTGggaagcaggaggaggaggagagcaaTGGCAAGGGTAAGGGCAAAGCAGTCGTGCCTGGAGAAATGGACGATGACTCGTCGTGGGGAGTCTTTGAGGGTCACGTACCGATTCCGATGCGAGTACCGGGATCTCCGCTTGCGTTTACTGGATCGAAGAgtccttttttctttggtgGCTTTTGA
- a CDS encoding RING-box protein 1, whose translation MASLGSRSRSGTRWPFGLGILSSTTVPSVETISWICVLSARPTSHRPPQKNARLRGVFAIMRSISIASRDGSRRVKYALSTTEIGSSRNTAVKGLEIRSWMPVCGYSTMLKGETRMKTTSANFHKSR comes from the exons ATGGCAAGCCTCGGTTCGAGGTCAAGAAG TGGAACGCGGTGGCCCTTTGGGCTTGGGATATTGTCGTCGACAACTGTGCCATCTGTCGAAACCATATCATGGATCTGT GTATTGAGTGCCAGGCCAACCAGTCATCGGCCACCTCAGAAGAATGCACGGTTGCGTGGGGTATTTGCAAT CATGCGTTCCATTTCCATTGCATCTCGAGATGGCTCAAGGCGCGTCAAGTATGCCCTCTCGACAACAGAGATTGGGAGTTCCAGAAATACGGCCGTTAAAGGCCTGGAAATCAGGAGTTGGATGCCTGTTTGCGGCTACTCGACCATGCTGAAGGGCGAGACACGGATGAAGACAACGTCTGCGAATTTTCATAAGTCTAGATAG
- a CDS encoding microsomal signal peptidase Spc12: MAEQLLDQVRDVAEGQIDFEGQKLVELLVNVTLALTGVVSFLVGYILQDIKLALQIGLAGTALTFILVVPPWPFYNRNPVKWLQVGGGLVPPQSLIVDEKSFR; the protein is encoded by the exons ATGGCTGAACAACTGCTGGATCAGGTCCGCGATGTTGCCGAGGGCCAAATT GATTTCGAAGGCCAGAAGCTGGTGGAACTTCTCGTCAACGTAACTCTGGCGCTTACAGGT GTTGTCTCGTTCCTCGTCGGATATATCTTGCAAGACATCAAGCTGGCGCTCCAGATCGGACTTGCCGGAACCGCCCTCACCTTTATCCTCGTCGTTCCTCCGTGGCCGTTCTACAACCGCAACCCTGTCAAGTGGCTACAAGTCGGCGGCGGGCTGGTACCGCCACAAAGCCTGATCGTAGATGAGAAGAGTTTCAGGTAG